The Ischnura elegans chromosome 9, ioIscEleg1.1, whole genome shotgun sequence genome includes the window AGTCTCCTAATTTTCTCTGGTGAAAGCAAATTCATCCATGCACTGTCCCCATTGAATTGACTCTCCTGTTGCAGGGATGAATTGGACGTGCATCGGCTGCACGCATCTGGACGCTTGGCGCTGGTGCTTGTCGACCACCACTCGCTGCCTCCTGGGGACCGTGCCTTGGCACAGAGCGTCTCGGAGGTGCTGGATCACCGGCCACGCGACCCACACgctccccccttccctccccacgCCCCTGTTGACCTGCGCCCTGTTGGCTCATGCTGCACCCTGGTGGCCGACCGGCTCACTGCCACCAAGGCGGGGCAGGCGCTGCTCACTCGACAGGTGGCCATGCTCCTCTTTGGTGAGTGCCTGCTGCTTGTTGCATCACCTAACTCTCTCTCcaaatttacatctacatattaacCCTGTAAGCTGAGCTGCCTCAATAGGGGTGTGGCGTGGGATGTTAGGCCACCAGCCTACctaattaaaaggaaatgctgtTACAAAGTTCTGCCTagcattcattgaagtcctttattgtgcCGGAAAACAAATTGTCATACCTatctgtacggcaaaatatcTGTATTAATCTATCGcatctgttggacctggaaatatagtacagttgtaatatgatgttctccttgtcgttCCAaaagatatcgattctcaattgctcaagcaatctaagcctagtgtgCAGCCTCttgagtctccagtggctcccaccCTAATTAACTGGGAGTAATCTGAGTAATGTTTTCTGTGTGCGGGTAGAAATTTTTGATGAATCTTGTggctttactttgtattttattaagcttATGGATTAATTCTTTCTGCTGGATCCCATTTGCTCCCTACACATTCAAGTTGTGGCCACATTAGTGCAAAATGGCTCGTCTCCTTtactttttcttttgaaaatcttCCCGCAGCAAGTTTGATGAATCTTAGCTTCTTCGGGGTTCTGCGACAAATAATTCTTTTATGCATTCCCCatgataggttcgaagttattgtaactcctggatacttcacttcatctgtcaccTTTATGCTGGTTCCTATCTCTTGGCTACACCCATGAATGCTGTTAatatccttcttcttcttcttccttccttccaggattaggctactaagcctttTCTGGCTCCACATagccatctttttcttggtcttccaacacttctcttgccaattggttgatattccattgcttgttttggaattctttcatggcattcaaagtatatgtttcttccatctgtgtttgtatTTGGTAATATATCAGTACTTGTCTGAATACCCAGTTGACCTCTTATTTGAGtacatatttcttaatttaaatcCGATCTTGTGTAGCCTTTCACtgttcacaaaatttcatttccgatgattctatctgccttcaTTCCTTCTGTTTTGGTATCCAACATTTTGATCTGTaaagtacagtagggactgccatcactttataaaattttatttgtgtttcctttattgttttatttttcagagtTCTTCTACCTAATTgagccacatattctctggaaattatttgctttatttttaatatctttgtccTCATCATATGCTATATTGCATCCTAAGTATTGGAAATGCAGCATTTGCTTCAGGACTTGATCCtcagtaaaaatttttgttcatattggGTTGCTTCCAAAAAAtaccatagtctttgttttggtttttgaaactCTCAGGTTCTACAGTTGACTCAACTGGTGCAGTCTTTGTACTGCCATCTGTTGTTAGTCCTCTTTGTCTTGTATATAACCTGGTTGTtagcaaacagcattgtatttaagtactGAGATGGTCCCAATTCTATGCCTGTTACTACATATATATACTATATTACGTTGTCTTCTTAGTCTTTCatccctttgagtttcttctttgtttcggTGATGACCTCCGTGTtcactttgtattttttaagggtgttattaagttctaactcgtgacTGCCTAcgccttgtacattccatgtggctatgtttaatatatccgttatagGAGTATTCgtgtccttacttttgcctagtcaCATCTATTGGATCCTtacctattccgaggctctcttTTAAGCTTATGAGTATAGACtcgtatagactctgggaagcttttatcagatgcttaggaaaccctcttttcttcataattggccataacatttctctattaaCACAATTGAATcccttttcaaaatctatgattACAAGATGTGTTTCTAGATTAAACTCTATTagtttttgaatgatttgctttaaagtaaaaatattgtcaATGCAAGATCTTCTCCTAAAGCCAGCTTGCTCTTCTCTAATACTAAATATCTCTGATAGCTTCCAGTATAGTATTGATTATTCTACTGTGTTTTATATGCAGTATTTAGCAAACTTATACCTCTCTAATTCTCTGGGTTatttctctttccctttttcaacaatgaaacaaccttagccatattccaatcctttgggatttcaagttttgtccaacacatgttgtataaaTGCAGGATTCTTCTTTgaagggatgtacctccatattttattagctctcattcaattccatgtatgcctgcagattttatattttttgtcttaatCAGAGCATATTCAagttctttcaagtcaatagggtctactgctattgtttcctctggagtgttggtcgtatcatctaatgtgggatcataccataatctcttatagtgttctatccattcttcctttggtataacatttagttgagcagtatctttctctgtttttttttagatgtttCATTAGTTTATGTGCTATTTCTTGTCTACCAGGAATATCATCCTCTACACCACTTATAAATCTTTTCCATGATATATGTGccttccttattattgctttcgtgagATTTCTAAcgttgtgatatttttctttcgtttcctctgatTTTCTTTGTAGGTCTTCTCtgtatgctttatttttattttcagtgacctgtgctatctcttcgttccagatttttaaaccgcttttccgtttctttttatttctggtgcccaaaacttcataaGCTATTTGTATAATacctttcttaagattttcccattccttattgatgtcatggtCTGGTTtcatctgttcgagcagttgtgtaatcctgagttggtacagttttcgaatactgCTCTCCTTCAGAAgatatgttttgaagattttctttacttgacattgtatcttttctgtattttgttttttccaccttgcccatagttgtatttttgtcTTTACAAGGAAgtgatatgtgcatatatttgctcctctatgTACATGTGTATCTGTTATCCTTGTGGCTAATTTTCGATTTACAATTATctaatcaattagggatcggtgtCCCCAGGCTTACCAgttaaatttattgatatatcttttcttgaaaaatgtgttagttaatttttattcattaaaagttataaattttcttaatttacttccattctgGTTCAAATGGTCTTCTTCATGTACTCCTATCAATTTTGGAATTGGCTTTTTCCCAATTTCCTAAATCACCAGCTATTATAAAGTAGTCCCTActatttaacttccctatttctttttgcaatctCTCATaaaaaatctccattttttcctttttgcccttcttcaggtgcatatgttccaagtattgttaaataacccctgTCAAATTCGAATTGTAcagttattattctttcgtttatgaaagtaCATATATtctctgatattatttttccattttttgtctattaaaacactcactccacaacatgcttttttattctgatcaactccactgtatatcattacaTAATCTTCTTAGTTTTcgtccctttgagtttcttctttgtttcagtaATGACCGCCGTGTGCTTTTTGTATCTTTTAAGGGTGTTATCAAGTTCTAACTTGTGATTGCCTACGCCTTGcacattccatgtggctatgtttaatatatccgttatagGAGTcttcatgtccttacttttgcctagtcgcATCTATTGGATCCTtacctattccgaggctctctgttAACCATATgcgttaaagaaggttttacatggaCAGGTTACCGGCCTGTCACTTAACCCCCAgcctggaggaccagtgggcaACACTTAGTTTGTCCCTTACCCGTAtacctgtctggcttgggtggccctactaGGAGCATACGCTCCTGCCAGCATAGCTCTCCtggtcattggggcactcaaacctctccaccacgataaggtggtagcccaAAAGGCTGTTCAAATCCAAttatagaatttcaaagtcagagtcatcactaattttgcgatagatgacagtgttgtcagaaaataaatgtattttagtgCTGGTTTAGGAGTAGAGGTCATTTATGTACAgcaaactcctgattatccgggctaatgatggggagaggcggcacaaataatcgaaaaacacgaTTAATCCAAAATTTCACTCTAATTTACTGTAGTTTTTATTATTaacgtaaatcaaacaatcttttattattattaactctcattgtctgttattttaggttGCTTTCCGGTATCATAAGGAGCTTTCTTTTTTTAGACTGCGATCTTTTTAGTGCCAATGACGGGATTATACTTGTATTCGTACTGCTCCATGCATCACCTGTTTTCCGAAAACCACACAACCGTGGCTGTGGAATTATGGATTCAGAAttaagtggtttgcacaaatgctttgAAACCACTGCGcacgttggaaactacactgtcaggcaccacgccgcaTAGTTGAGTCTCTCACAAGTTGCCAGGGATGAAACTGCTATGGGACGCAGATATGTGATCATGCATTGCGATGCTTGGAAAAAAGGAGCACAGAACTACCTTGAAGGCAATGGGTGAGCGATCATGCCATCGTGCAACAGCGGGTATAGGAAATCTGGACTTTAGGCAAATTGTCTATGCAGGCGGTTGCCTGGCTATCACTCCTGCTATCTAGACTTCCACTTCCcctgctgccttcacttctactattcccttccttttTTCAGAGAAATTTCACACCCATAGCAACTTAGAGTAAGGAAATGAAATCTAAGGGAGGTTCCAGTTATCTGCTTTCAAGCGTagattacattttttcctcaaattatgtATTCTGAGACACTAAAACATTTTGTAAACAGATTAAATATGAACTTCTTTTGAAATGCAGAAATTaaaacgttaatttttatttcaacaccATTCTTGTTGCACATTGTCTTGTTGTTTATTATTTTCCTTGGTGCGTTGATGGCATTGAATGCTTTTAAGGAATAATTTGTCTTAGGCCTGATATGAGCAGACAAATGGCTTTTAAATGttcattaattacatatttttaaacattgtttggtTGCTTGTGGAGTAAAAACTTTCATGATAGAGCttctttaaagataaaataagagcttctaatataaataatattttcagtttttacagGAATTATGGAGGGATagcaatacatatattttaaaagttataaattctcttaacGCACCACTTGCTGGCCCCTGTAAGGCTGAGAGAGCTAAAGAATCGATTAAAGTGGATATTTTATCTTATATAGTTGGTGATGGTGAGTagaattatttggaaatttgGAAAGATTTTCTTTAACAAAGGCATTTTTATGGCTATTTGTAGAGAAGAAAGGGTGAGAATTCAAAAATTTAGCAAATAAAGTTTTTCCTGAATAGTATGTACTTGATGCATAGCCTCGATAACTTGTTTTTGAGGCAAAAATGCTGTTTCAGTAGTAGATGTGTTTCCCCAAAACAGGATACCGTAAGAAATATGAGGATGGATATTGGGATGATAAACCATTTTCCAAGTATCCAATGACAGTGGAGGAAACAACCTCCTGGAATATACCTGCAGACATTTTTTTGATaactaccgtatttctccgaatatagtccccctctgaatatagtccctcccccctaattttgaggcttcagtttcggggaaaaaaaaaatgcgtttgaatatagtcccccccttttctTTTAcgacaggcatttttggaaaaaaaggggggactatattcagacatatacggtaagtGTTTGCGAGGTGCCCAATAGACGTTTGCTGTTGTCACATCAGTGAAGTGATTAATTTATTCAGCATGATGGATGAGGGCTTGCGTATTTGAGTTTTTGAGAAGGAATTGGAGGAAGACAGTTTCCTCATCATTAAATATGAGATCATTACACCACAGATGCATTTTGGTTATATATAGTCGAATCATGTATGTTTTGAGCACACTTGGCTGTAATGATGCTGTGAGAGTAATGCTGTTAATAATGACTTTAATCCACTTTCCCACAGGCCCCATCCTCCTAGACACTGCCTGCCTGTCAGAGGCCGCTGGACGTGCTACTCGGCTTGATCGTGACGTTGCAGCGAGGTTGCGCCGCCGCTTGCGCCTCTCGACGCCCACTCCGTCGGAGGGGGGTGTTGGCGCAGCTGCATCAGAGGGTGCTTCGCAGGCCACGCCCCTTGGCGAGGAGGAGCTGTTTGGCCTGCTGGTTGCGGCACGTGCCAACAGTGCCCTAGCCCTGCCGCCACGGCAACTGCTGGCGCGGGATCTCAAGGTGGTGGAGGCGAGGGTACCCATTGCATCACTCCCCATGCTTGTCGAGGTGAGAGTTGGGAATGAATGTCCATAGCTGttttattcatcttcactgaTATTCTTCACCAGCATTTCTTTAGCTTTCCTTGCTGTGTGACTTATTctgttccttattctcttgtgtTTAAGCTACCCAGCTTCAGTGTTTGCGCTCTTTAACTTTCTTCTGTCTCCTAAAAACTTTATTTGCCACCTCCTCAAGTCaacattaaatgtttttttctcacttgATCACACCACAAGTAATAGTTAGTCATTTAACTGTCACCCTCCTACCAGCTATCGTTAATTAATCTTTCCTAATAAAAGTTATAAACAATCCTTCCATGATGGCACATAAATCATAGGCAACATACTGTGGAGCACACTTAAAACAAAGTACTGCTTATAATGAGGTGAAATATATTCCTGTTGAATATGACCTTTTCACCATGCAAAACATTCCACTTTTAACCGAGGCATACTGAAATGACTCCCGTTCATGAAGTTGGTCTCATAACATGGTTTTTTAACCTCCTCTAAGCTGCTATAAAACATTATGgccatttcatatttattttaaggtgCTCAGAGCTCTAACAGTAACCAATTATCAGACAaagaattaaaaagaagaaactttttgctttcacatgaactatttatttatacatttgcacgaccatggtttcagaataagacatcatcatcaggtggtGGCTGATGGTGACGTCTTACGCTGAAatcatggtcgtgtaaatgtgtaatcttctttttcattcttcataacgaatcgctttcacaaagttacgcctcaaaccatcaattatCAGACTATAAAAGCATGCGATCTTCCCCCTGCCATGGGCTGGGAAAAACCTACCACTGTAATTTGCCATGCAACTCCCACCCCCTCTGGACTAGTCACCCCTCCCCTATTTTGCCATGGGCCTTTCCCGCATTTGTCATTCTCTGGTGGTTTTCTTCTGCATCTATTGTTGCGTTACCTGAGGACGTTATCATATAGATTTTTTTAGCTGGTTTTCTGAAATTGATCATTGTGGAGGGCGATAAAAGAAGTAGGAAAGTTTTAACTTCGATGACAAAGTTAGACATCTTCATTGGAATATACAATAAGATGAAcagaattttgtaaaaaaagtagCAGATTACTCTTAAGTAgtagttttacacggggcacggaattgcgcaggttagagctgcattaatttctgaaatggcatggaattgcgcgaatgtatgaacgaaattagaacaggggctattttgccgtctcgcatccacacattctcgcatgtgttctagcaattcaccgctttacacgatgcaattttgattgtgcctttgcacgtacgtcagattgcgcaattccgtgtaccgtgcaaaacggcctttagtaCTTCAccagttaaattaaaaaatcaggagaaaattgaaaaaaaatctagtGATCTTCTGAATTTTGGagctcattgaaaaaaatcgtttcatCTCTCCATttctgtgttttaattttttaattttctattctatctctttgtttcattATCTGTATGCATTTATGCTAATATATATTGATATAACAGTCATGTATTAAAACTGAAGGATGACGGTTGGCATTTATATCAAGTGGCTTGTGCATTTTCCTTGTTTCAGGAGTTTGCTGATCTCCCGGATGCAGGTGCAGCCATGGAGAGCTTTTGCTCAGAGCGCCGTTTCCCGGCCTTGCTCCTCATGGGACTGCGCATAGATGCAGACACAAAGGCGCTGCAGAGGGACATTGGCATTTTCTCACCCCGCCCTGCCACTCCCTCATCAAACGCATCTCCCACTCCGAGCGCAATGCTTGCTGAGCAGGTAGCTCATCTTTGTTAATTCCTGATCTCAGGTTGGGTAAAGCTGTTGAGGGCTGACACTCTCATCTTTGTGAGGGGGTATACTGATTTCCGTAAGTTTGGTCTATATCAGGGTTTTTATACTTGCTATGTGAGGACAATTGAGGCTTGTTGTTGGGTGGTCAATTCAAAATCTGTCATGGCGGTTGGAATTGTCTCCATGGCTGCTATTAAGTGATGGTCTACATATTTGGCTGATGTGCCGCCTTGAGTTTCAGTTGATCTTCCTCTCCTTTAGATGTATTTCTACAGCCTCCTCTTTCGCAAGCCTTTATTATTAAACCCCAAGCAACTTTAGAGTAATTTGATATGTTTCTAAAACATTGATCATAGTTCTGGTTGTGGGCTGTTACTGTGCAGTGCGAATTTTGCCACTTATGTAGCAAATTCCATGTATATTCAGATTGATCAGTGGGTAATGAAATATAACAATACAAGGTCAAAAAGCAGAATTAGAGGAAGAACTTTGGATGATTTGAAATCCTGCATCCCTCACTCAGGACTCTCTCTCATATAGAACCCAAGAAACTCAACGGGATTGGAATTTAACTGCAATTATGATCCTGCACACAAACCTTCCACAATGGTTCACGAAACCCTGCATTTAAAACtctgtcatatttttcattcactttagCCAATAAATATAAGTCACTCATTTGAATGGAAAATTAGTGTTTTTGTATTATCTGCCTAGTTCAGGTGGGCTTTACAAAAACATTGCAAATTCTCCATTTGGGTTATTGGCATGTGTAAATAAGTTTCTATCGAGTCATTTTGTACACATAACACTTAAATGACTTAACTACTAATCTTATGGGAAACAATTCTCCTGGACTGGGAATCAAATCATTGACCATGGGGATCAATGAACCTGGATTGcatagtggtctgtgcagtggtcCGGGAAAGCCGAATGTCCGTGGTTCGAATACCATTCCCAGGGAATTTTTTCACACACGGCAATTATAGTGAATTCCACCACCATTCATGCTACATGTTCGAAATATCTGAAATAATCATGTGGTCAATAATTTCTAGCCTCTGgagtaatatttttccataaatgccTTTGTTTACTATTACTGAATGTCTTGCTGGCAATAACAAAGTAATTCCACTGGAAAATCTGGAAATCTGAGGGCATTATTTAATTGCTTGGACTGCCCGTAGTCTCATGTTGCTCACCTCTGCAGTTGGCGTCGCTGCTGAGGCGGTCACGGGAGCCTCCTCTGGAGCTGGAACCGGTACGTTTGGGCAAGAGCGGAGCACCCCCTCCCCTCGGACTCACGGTCTTCCGCCAGGGTAACCATCGCGCATCACGCAAGCAGGTCTTGCCCGTGGTGCGGGCGCACCTCGCCTTGGCTGTGGACGACATTGTGGGGGACGTGGGAGCATCGTCCTCTGGGTCTGTTGGAGGTTGGTGCTCAATTACTTTTAATGAAGATTCGTGCTGTTAATGTACTGCTATGTATCACtatgttgatgtattttccaCTCTTGTGTACACCATATTGAATGCAAATTGGATGCATATGATCACATCATACTGGAACACTCCTTCATACTCACTCTTCACCATGCAGACAAGATGTTTTATGAGCTGTGCTTTGGGCTCAGTGCTCAGTTTATGGTCAGCTTGGGAGCAGACTGCTATGTAGTATATTCTCAGCCTCCCTAAATGGAAAAAGTTGATTGGGCACTTCATAGGGCCTTTTGAGTCATCTGGCAGCACACCATCGCCCACCTAGAACTAATAATTGAGCTCCCACCAATCTGTGACGAGTGTTCAGTCAAGTATCAGCCGAAAAGGCCACTCCGAGAAAAGAGTGTACGCCTACACTGAGCTGCTTAGTAGCATTCAGGGGGAAACTCCACTGCTGTTGTGGTTGTGCTATGAGCAGTTACTCCCCCTGAATGTGGCAATTATCAGACCATCCTGGATAGGGGACGACCACGCTCCTGTTGTCCTGGCAGATATCCCCTTCTCACTCTCGTTCTTTCCATCTTGCATGTGTTATAAATTATGTTATCTCTCGATATAAGAAGCAAACACGGAAATGTTGATGTTAAGGAGGCATAGAGCAGAATGGGcgagaaaaacaaaaatttcaattagaaGTGGAGAGATTGAAAATCATGCGGTGATAACCACAGTATTTCATggtacataataataaaaattgtttatcatcaTAATAGGAAAGATTTTTATGGTGAATAAGGCAAGATTGAGAAATTTACTTGACTTGTGTTGTAAAGATCACGGAAAACTTGAATACCCCTGTGCTAAGGAGTATATGAaatctatcaaaaaaataagCGTAGTAATccgtaatgaaatgatattgcTCCCATGAGAGAAGATCTGCTGTTGCTTTGTATCCCCTCCTGCTATTGGGTAGAGTAAAACCTGCGTACAAAAAATTTCTTGGGACCGAAAAAATCATGACATCGATGTAGGGGGTTTTGTGGTAAGGAGGTGATATGCGGGTCACGTCTTCACAGGGGTATTCAAGTTTTCCGAGAGCTTTACAACACAAGTCAAGTAAATTTCTCAATCTTGCCTTATTCACCATAAAAACCTTTCCTATTTtgatgataaacaatttttattattaccatgAAATACTGTGGTTATTGCCGCATGATTTCCAATCTGTGCACTtctaattgaaattttgtttttctcacCCATTCTGCTCTATGCCTCATCACTTACTGTAGTTAATTAAAGGAACAGCAGCATTAATTCCTGTGGATTTATGAATTGCTCCATAATTATCCTGAGCATTTAGTCGATATTATTTTTGGAGTGCAATAATTTAAGTCTATATCAATTTACAGTTTTAAGCAGCATTTTTGCTTGAAAGAGCACATATTGCCCTTTAGACTTATGAAATTAAACATATTGCTGGAATCCCATTGAAATACCGGTAAAAATCTATTTCGTGACTTGTATATATGTACTTGATATCTATAAACGACGATGGAAGTTAGGTGGGGTGAATTAATTACCATGAGTAAAAAGGTGGCAGTCAGCAAAGTACTGAGATCACAATAGTAATCTCTGATGATAATGCATTCATGATGCCTTCATAGAAGATGGACACAATTGGTATTCTGTTGGCACACCTATTCTTCTGTGGCAAAATACAGTACTTTCCTTGAGTACACCAGGTAATATTTGAATACACGCCTTGTTACCATTCATCCAGTAATAACCTCCTCTTACTCTAGGAAATTTTAAGCCATGTTTTCCCTAGTTCATTCCTTTTCAGAGTGTCTCTCTTTTTAAAATGTTAGCTGTTTGCAGGGTGAAAATATTAAAGTGGAATAATTAGTTGCTAAAGGGCATAGctggataagaaggtgaaaagtcccccctctgggatttttcccgtacttagggtatgcgacatgggatcaaataggacaaacctc containing:
- the LOC124164877 gene encoding exopolyphosphatase PRUNE1; the encoded protein is MNEFLLEARRNLGRIDEFDTVQVVMGNESCDLDSAVSALVFGLYLSRACSGGNGPSKRVATLPLLNIPQSELPLKTEVMFFFNENDIPVDLLIFRDELDVHRLHASGRLALVLVDHHSLPPGDRALAQSVSEVLDHRPRDPHAPPFPPHAPVDLRPVGSCCTLVADRLTATKAGQALLTRQVAMLLFGPILLDTACLSEAAGRATRLDRDVAARLRRRLRLSTPTPSEGGVGAAASEGASQATPLGEEELFGLLVAARANSALALPPRQLLARDLKVVEARVPIASLPMLVEEFADLPDAGAAMESFCSERRFPALLLMGLRIDADTKALQRDIGIFSPRPATPSSNASPTPSAMLAEQLASLLRRSREPPLELEPVRLGKSGAPPPLGLTVFRQGNHRASRKQVLPVVRAHLALAVDDIVGDVGASSSGSVGVLGSSGSLGSAFENRVTAVKTPLRARNGFTSPFGLYRTSSPSRCFSESLRPSPQPLLPQQPAALQLLDYATSDTLRALHRLDPSELVARVESKRSRLRAARERLEREEAGGVVGAVVVGAEGGRVLVMGARCGAEGSTGDIIKTTCDDDDNSNV